The Thermus brockianus genome window below encodes:
- a CDS encoding heme exporter protein CcmB: protein MGRVWLLALRDLRLEVRDRAGVLSALTFLAVMLFVMALALGPEEGALRRAAPGVLWVALAFLATLLSTRAFALEVEDATLDDLLLTPGGKEWVYFGKLLFQMLLLLPLSALALFLAAGLFYLPLEKALTLFLTLALGGLGYASVATFYAGLLARLRGREVLLPLLLFSLVVPVVLAGVRATVGLLEGFPVAEVASWWQLLLVFDLVYLTAGALLFPLVMEG from the coding sequence GTGGGGCGGGTCTGGCTCCTTGCCCTCCGGGACCTGCGCCTTGAGGTGCGGGACCGGGCGGGGGTGCTTTCCGCCCTCACCTTCTTGGCGGTGATGCTCTTCGTCATGGCCCTGGCCCTGGGCCCGGAGGAGGGGGCGTTGCGCCGGGCCGCCCCGGGGGTCTTGTGGGTGGCCTTGGCCTTCCTCGCCACCCTCCTTTCCACCCGGGCCTTCGCCCTGGAGGTGGAGGACGCCACCTTGGACGACCTCCTCCTCACCCCCGGGGGCAAGGAGTGGGTTTACTTTGGGAAGCTCCTTTTCCAGATGCTCCTCCTCTTGCCCCTTTCCGCCCTGGCCCTTTTCCTGGCAGCGGGCCTTTTCTATCTGCCCCTGGAAAAGGCCCTTACCCTCTTCCTCACCCTGGCCCTGGGGGGGCTTGGCTACGCCAGCGTGGCCACCTTTTACGCCGGGCTCCTCGCCCGGCTAAGGGGAAGGGAGGTGCTTTTGCCCCTCCTCCTCTTTTCCTTGGTGGTACCCGTGGTCCTGGCGGGGGTGAGGGCCACGGTGGGGCTCTTGGAGGGGTTTCCCGTGGCGGAGGTGGCTTCCTGGTGGCAACTCCTCCTGGTCTTTGACCTGGTCTACCTCACGGCGGGGGCGTTGCTTTTCCCCTTGGTTATGGAAGGGTAG
- a CDS encoding TlpA family protein disulfide reductase — MRAWLWVLLVLALGGLFLWGMQRNPKELPSVLAKERRPAPDFTLPVLPPYRAEWGEAFRLADHLGQQPIVLNFWASWCYPACYEEAPVLEAAWRAHRGRVLFLGVNTQDKEPEALRFIAQFGLTFPQVFDPRGRVGVDYGMYGVPETFFIDREGRVLARHAGAIDQATLEKYLKEVLP, encoded by the coding sequence ATGAGGGCCTGGCTTTGGGTGCTTCTCGTATTGGCCTTGGGGGGGTTATTCCTCTGGGGCATGCAGCGGAACCCCAAGGAGCTCCCCTCGGTTCTGGCCAAGGAGCGGCGTCCCGCCCCCGACTTCACCCTGCCCGTCCTACCCCCTTACCGGGCGGAGTGGGGGGAGGCGTTCCGCCTTGCGGACCACCTGGGCCAGCAGCCCATCGTCCTCAACTTCTGGGCCAGCTGGTGTTACCCTGCCTGCTACGAGGAGGCCCCGGTGCTGGAGGCCGCTTGGCGCGCCCATCGGGGCCGGGTGCTTTTCCTTGGGGTGAACACCCAGGACAAGGAGCCGGAGGCCCTCCGGTTCATCGCCCAGTTTGGCCTCACTTTCCCCCAGGTCTTTGACCCCCGGGGCCGGGTGGGGGTGGACTACGGGATGTACGGGGTGCCGGAAACCTTCTTCATAGACCGGGAGGGGCGGGTCCTGGCCCGCCACGCCGGGGCCATAGACCAGGCCACCTTGGAGAAGTACCTAAAGGAGGTGTTGCCGTGA
- the ccsA gene encoding cytochrome c biogenesis protein CcsA — MLKAAHPERPDALTWAFLGLGVLLLPVGFYLALSAPPDVNQGYLARIMYLHVPGAWLGYLAFFVTFLYSLLYLFRQDPRYDRVAMASAEIGLVFMGLALVTGMLWARPTWGVYWTWEPRLTTTAILFAVYVGYFLLRGAIEDPELRAKAAAAVGVLGFINVPISYMSVKWWRSLHQTQSIDLTTGKIHMDPAMLQALLFNLLVFTLLYLGFVRFRALVAALEARKEEA, encoded by the coding sequence ATGCTTAAAGCGGCACACCCTGAACGACCGGATGCCCTCACCTGGGCCTTCTTGGGCCTAGGGGTTCTCCTTTTGCCGGTGGGGTTCTACCTGGCCCTTTCCGCCCCGCCGGACGTGAACCAAGGCTATCTGGCCCGGATCATGTACCTGCACGTGCCGGGGGCTTGGCTTGGCTACCTGGCCTTTTTCGTCACCTTCCTCTACTCCCTCCTTTACCTCTTTCGCCAGGACCCCCGGTACGACCGGGTGGCCATGGCCAGCGCCGAAATCGGCCTCGTCTTCATGGGCCTGGCCTTGGTGACGGGGATGCTCTGGGCCCGCCCCACCTGGGGGGTGTACTGGACCTGGGAGCCCAGGCTCACCACCACCGCCATCCTTTTCGCCGTGTACGTGGGCTACTTCCTCCTTAGGGGGGCCATAGAGGACCCGGAGCTTCGGGCCAAGGCGGCGGCGGCGGTGGGGGTTTTGGGCTTCATCAACGTGCCCATCAGCTACATGTCGGTGAAGTGGTGGCGGAGCCTGCACCAGACCCAGTCCATTGACCTCACCACGGGCAAGATCCACATGGACCCCGCCATGCTCCAGGCCCTCCTCTTCAACCTCCTCGTCTTCACCCTGCTCTACCTGGGCTTCGTGCGCTTTAGGGCTTTGGTGGCGGCCCTCGAGGCCAGGAAGGAGGAGGCGTGA
- a CDS encoding heme lyase CcmF/NrfE family subunit codes for MTPALLGHLGVSLALAFSLLGLALALLAYGQGDGRFLQGARRLVLPAFLAALAAFLALEWALLTHDFSLAYVARNHSLQDPLWVTLVTPWAALEGSILLWGLLQTLYTLLASRRGLDPWRASLVLAVLFGVQAFFFGVMATIASPFATLPNPPQDGVGPNPLLQNHWMMAVHPVLMYLGFVGLSVPFAYAIAAMATRRYQTWVEETRWWTLVAWGFLTAGKVAGMWWSYEVLGWGGYWAWDPVENASFVPWLLATAFLHTALVQKTRGAFKAWNFAFITLAFAATVLGTFLTRSGVIQSVHAFAEGPVGPAFLGFFLLATSLGLGLLSRVSREVRDVVFFHPFSREGALLLGAFFFAGWALVVVLGTFYPLLVEAFAGAKVSVGAPFFNQLSAPIGAGILLLMGVGPLLPWRRPRAEVFRNLYLLLGVLLLGTLGGLLWGYTVGASLAVGLFLYNVAAILLLVREGVLARVAAGLSPWGFLENQRRVGSLVVHFAVALMGLAIAFSQTYRLESEKTLYRGQSWEVAGLRLTFQGVRALDEGRRFAVEALVQTNRFGEVRPRLHFYPQMNAPLPAPKVVYTPGNDYYFLLMDFDREKGEWASLRLIVTPLVFWMWVAGGLMALGTLYILWPVSRREEARGVSPA; via the coding sequence ATGACCCCTGCCCTTTTGGGCCACCTGGGCGTGAGCCTGGCCCTGGCCTTTAGCCTCCTGGGCCTGGCCCTCGCCCTCCTCGCCTACGGGCAGGGGGATGGCCGTTTCCTGCAAGGGGCGAGGCGCCTGGTCCTCCCCGCCTTCCTCGCCGCCTTGGCCGCCTTTTTGGCCCTGGAGTGGGCGCTTCTCACCCACGACTTCTCCTTGGCCTACGTGGCCCGGAACCACTCCCTCCAGGATCCCCTTTGGGTCACCCTGGTCACCCCTTGGGCGGCCCTGGAGGGAAGCATCCTCCTCTGGGGGCTCTTGCAAACCCTTTACACCCTTTTGGCGAGCCGCCGGGGCCTGGACCCCTGGCGGGCCTCCTTGGTCCTCGCCGTGCTCTTCGGCGTCCAGGCCTTCTTTTTTGGGGTCATGGCCACCATCGCAAGCCCCTTCGCCACCCTCCCCAACCCTCCCCAGGACGGGGTAGGCCCCAACCCCCTCCTGCAGAACCACTGGATGATGGCCGTCCACCCCGTGCTCATGTACCTGGGCTTCGTGGGCCTGAGCGTTCCCTTCGCCTACGCCATCGCCGCCATGGCCACCCGCCGCTACCAGACCTGGGTGGAGGAGACGCGGTGGTGGACCCTGGTGGCCTGGGGCTTCCTCACCGCGGGCAAGGTGGCGGGGATGTGGTGGAGCTACGAGGTCCTGGGCTGGGGCGGGTACTGGGCTTGGGACCCGGTGGAGAACGCCAGCTTCGTCCCTTGGCTTCTCGCCACGGCCTTTCTCCACACCGCCCTCGTGCAGAAGACCCGGGGGGCTTTCAAGGCCTGGAACTTCGCCTTCATTACCCTGGCCTTTGCCGCCACGGTCCTCGGCACCTTCCTCACCCGTAGCGGTGTGATCCAGTCCGTGCATGCCTTCGCCGAGGGGCCCGTGGGCCCGGCCTTCTTGGGCTTCTTCCTCCTCGCCACCTCCCTGGGCCTAGGGCTCCTTTCCCGGGTTTCCCGGGAGGTGCGGGACGTCGTCTTCTTCCACCCCTTTTCCCGGGAGGGCGCCTTGCTCCTTGGGGCCTTCTTCTTTGCGGGCTGGGCCTTGGTGGTGGTCCTGGGCACCTTCTACCCCCTTTTGGTGGAGGCTTTTGCCGGGGCCAAGGTGAGCGTGGGGGCCCCCTTCTTCAACCAGCTTTCCGCCCCCATCGGGGCCGGGATCCTGCTCCTTATGGGGGTAGGGCCCTTGCTCCCTTGGCGCAGGCCCAGGGCGGAGGTTTTCCGCAACCTCTACCTGCTCCTTGGGGTTCTCCTCCTGGGTACCCTGGGAGGCCTTCTGTGGGGGTATACCGTGGGGGCTTCCCTGGCGGTGGGGCTTTTCCTCTACAACGTGGCCGCCATCCTCCTCCTGGTGCGGGAAGGGGTCTTGGCGCGGGTTGCGGCGGGGCTTTCCCCCTGGGGCTTTTTGGAGAACCAAAGGCGGGTGGGAAGCCTCGTGGTCCACTTCGCCGTGGCCCTCATGGGCCTTGCCATCGCCTTCAGCCAGACCTACCGCCTGGAAAGCGAAAAGACCCTTTACCGGGGGCAGAGCTGGGAGGTGGCGGGCCTAAGGCTCACCTTCCAGGGTGTGCGGGCCTTGGACGAGGGGCGGCGCTTCGCCGTGGAGGCCCTGGTCCAGACGAACCGCTTTGGCGAGGTGAGGCCTAGGCTCCACTTCTACCCCCAGATGAACGCTCCCTTGCCGGCCCCCAAGGTGGTGTACACCCCGGGGAACGACTACTACTTCCTCCTCATGGACTTTGACCGGGAGAAGGGGGAGTGGGCCTCCTTGCGCCTCATCGTCACGCCCCTGGTCTTCTGGATGTGGGTGGCGGGAGGGCTCATGGCCTTGGGGACCCTGTACATCCTTTGGCCGGTTTCCCGTAGGGAGGAGGCCCGGGGGGTGAGCCCGGCATGA
- a CDS encoding ABC transporter ATP-binding protein encodes MLRLEAVSKRFGRDWVLKDLTFTLARGEVVALLGPNGSGKTTLLKLMAGLLKPTRGRVVREGRALFLPNPPAFHRHLTAREHLLYDLAFHGREGDWQGALARYGLPEDLPLAAFSSGMKKRLALARLELLSPDLWLLDEPETALDTEGRELLLKALGKGRKGGGVVLATHDRALAEEAADRVLWLGAA; translated from the coding sequence ATGTTGCGCCTCGAGGCCGTTTCCAAGCGCTTTGGCCGGGACTGGGTCCTGAAGGACCTCACCTTTACCCTGGCCCGGGGGGAGGTGGTGGCCCTTCTCGGGCCCAACGGCTCGGGCAAGACCACCCTCCTGAAGCTCATGGCGGGGCTCTTGAAGCCCACCCGGGGCCGGGTGGTGCGGGAGGGGCGGGCGCTTTTCCTCCCCAACCCCCCCGCCTTCCACCGCCACCTCACCGCCCGGGAGCACCTCCTTTACGACCTGGCCTTCCACGGCCGGGAAGGGGACTGGCAAGGGGCCTTGGCCCGGTACGGCCTTCCCGAGGACCTGCCCCTTGCCGCCTTTTCCAGCGGCATGAAAAAGCGCCTGGCCCTCGCCCGCCTGGAGCTTCTCTCCCCAGACCTTTGGCTTTTGGACGAGCCGGAAACCGCCCTGGACACAGAGGGACGGGAACTCCTTCTAAAGGCCTTGGGCAAGGGGCGGAAGGGAGGCGGGGTGGTCCTCGCCACCCACGACCGGGCCCTGGCGGAGGAGGCGGCGGACCGGGTCCTTTGGCTGGGGGCGGCGTGA
- the ccmE gene encoding cytochrome c maturation protein CcmE, producing the protein MRAKYLLGLAVILGALGYLIFGGLGQNLVYFLTPSEYLQDQARYQNRPVRLGGLVKQGTVQYDKDRLELRFVLTDGVAEVPVLHKGTPPGMFKEGQGVVVEGRFQDGVFQGTNLLVKHSETYQAPKAGWTPEEVRKLIEEAK; encoded by the coding sequence ATGAGGGCCAAGTATCTCCTAGGCCTTGCCGTCATCCTGGGGGCCTTGGGCTACCTCATCTTTGGGGGCCTGGGGCAGAACCTGGTCTATTTCCTCACCCCTTCGGAGTACCTCCAGGACCAGGCCCGCTACCAAAACCGCCCCGTGCGCCTGGGGGGCCTGGTGAAGCAGGGCACGGTGCAGTACGACAAGGACCGGCTGGAGCTCCGCTTCGTCCTCACGGATGGGGTGGCGGAGGTCCCCGTCCTCCACAAGGGCACCCCCCCGGGGATGTTCAAGGAGGGGCAGGGGGTGGTGGTGGAGGGGCGCTTCCAAGACGGGGTTTTCCAGGGCACCAACCTCCTGGTGAAGCACTCGGAGACCTACCAGGCCCCCAAGGCGGGCTGGACCCCGGAGGAGGTGCGCAAGCTGATTGAGGAGGCCAAATGA